The stretch of DNA CAAGATCGAACCCATCGACTCCGAGAAATAATTTATCAAACCGGAAGTTACGTAAGGCATCTTCAGCCTGTGCGCCATAGAAGGAGTAAGACTTCTTTCGCAAGGTGCCGCCAGTCATCATAATTTCGATATCGTGTGACTTTGCCAGTTCTACTGCCACATTAAGGCCATTGGTCATGATGACCAGATGCTTTCTGTCCAGTAAATTTTTGGCAACGTACGGAGTGGTCGTTCCGGAATCCAGAATGATGGACTCGCCATCGTTGACCAAACGGGCTGCGGCTTCCCCAATAGCTGCTTTCCTTGAAGCATTGACGCCTCCCTTATCCTGAAAGGATACTTCCTTTGTTAAACCGCCCGTTGACATGGCTCCCCCATGGGAGCGAAGCAAAACGCCCTTGTTATCGAGATAATTCAGGTCATTACGTATGGTGACAGTGGACACCTTAAAATGATCCGCCAGATCCTCAACACGAGCCTGCCCTTTATCAGACACCAGACGAACAATGGCTTCACGCCGCTCAACAGTGCTCATTCAAACCTCTCTTGCAACTGTGCCTCTGCACAGTTGCGTTTTTACGATATACGCCTTTCGAATACCTTTCAATACCTTTTTGTATCTTTCTTATCGAAAGGCGAAAGATTTTATATCGGGTATTTTGAAGGGACTCTACAAAGCT from Endozoicomonas sp. NE40 encodes:
- the agaR gene encoding transcriptional repressor AgaR, which translates into the protein MSTVERREAIVRLVSDKGQARVEDLADHFKVSTVTIRNDLNYLDNKGVLLRSHGGAMSTGGLTKEVSFQDKGGVNASRKAAIGEAAARLVNDGESIILDSGTTTPYVAKNLLDRKHLVIMTNGLNVAVELAKSHDIEIMMTGGTLRKKSYSFYGAQAEDALRNFRFDKLFLGVDGFDLVAGLTTHFDREASLNRVMCDISSEIILVADSSKFGKKGYHLIRSFGAFNTLVTDKGIPADYLAGLQRQGVRVIIADE